GAGTTCCCCTTTctgtaaaagcttttccacactggttgcatttataaggtttctctccagtgtgaattctctgatgtataaTAAGGCTTTCCTTTTgcgtaaaagcctttccacattggttacattcataaggtttctctccagtgtggattctctgatgtacagtaagagctCCCCTTTgtgtaaaagcttttccacattggtTGCAGttgtaaggtttctctccagtgtggattctctgatgtatagtAAGATGTCCCCTATGTATAAATgcttttccacattggttacattcataaggtttctctccagtgtggattctttgatgtACAGTAAGAGATTCCCTttttgtaaaagcctttccacattggttacattcataaggtttctctccagtgtggatccTTTGATGTACAGTAAGACCTGCACTTGTTCTAAAAGCCTTTTGACACTGATTACACTCATAAGGTTTCTCACcagtgtggattctttgatgtACAGTAagacttttcttttctgtaaaagcttttccacattggttgcatttataaggtttttctccagtatggattctctgatgtagaGTAAGAGCTCTCCTTTctgtaaaagcttttccacattggttacattcataaggtttctctccagtatgaattctctgatgtccaGTCAACTTACTCTTCCATggaaaagcttttccacattgtttacattcataaggtttctctccagtgtgcatAATCTTGTGTCTAGTGAGAGCCGCCCTTTTTGtgaaggcctttccacattggttacatttatgAGGTTTCAACCCAGTGTGGACACTCTGATGTTTAGTAAGAGCTCCCCTttctgtaaaagcctttccacattgcttacatttataaggtttcaccccagtgtggattctctgatgtctagtAAGAGCTGTCCTActtgtaaaagcctttccacattggttacattcataaggtttttctccagtgtggattctctgatgtacagtaagatgtattttatatctaaaagtctttccacactggttacattcataaggtttctctccagagtgaattctctgatgtacaggAAGATTGtacttatatttgaaagtctttccacattgattacattcataagggtTCTCTCTAGTGTGCACACTCTTTTGTCTAGTAAAAGCCCCCCTTTTTGTGAAAGTCTTTCCTTTTTGCTTATGCTCAGAAGATTTCTCTCCAATATGGATTTTCTCAGGTTTATCACAGATCTCTTTCCAAGTGAAATTAATGGGACCATCACTGATGAATCTTGGCTTGTGAATTTCTACCACAGAAAGGCTTTGCTCTGtagtattttccttcatttcaagtctcatctctctttctgaacaataacaaaaaactccGACAATTAAATGAATACAGAtaccacaaatacacacacacacatacacacacacacacacacacacacacacacacacacacacacacttatatccccttctctccatAAGTAAAACAgaagttattttctatttccccaggtaaagagaaaaatctaaaatgGACAGAATCAATTACTTAAAAATCCTATTAGGTCATATCCCAAAGATgatcacacacaaatacattggATCCTCACTATGCAGCATTAAAAGTACCTTCATTCACCCTATGTACATAGCTTAGGCCATCAGCTCAAAATGGTTAAGTGATATGATCAAAATCCCAGCAGCTGAGACTGGAATTCATACCCTGTGAATGGACATGCTCTGCCTACAGTATCTGTCAAATTAACTCcactttcaactttttttctgttatactaTCTGGGGTCTCATTCAGAATATTAAcagggttttggggttttttttgtttggttttttttttttttttgtattttaactgTGGCCTAAGTGATTTTGTGtgatctattcctttttttttttttttggaggaaaacattacttctttctttgaaaaaatattactttgtttttgaaggaaaacattacttgtttctttttaaaaatattgtcagaTCCCTCTGCATATCCttttaagaaatgcaaattttaaaaaatacatgaaattattcacatctaaaaatatttctgatagaaattctgatattctgataggCATGAAGCCTATTgcccctcttttctctttaaacATTCACAAGCCCCTTGAAGAACTGAGACAATAATCAAAGGGATTTGACCCCAAAATTTGTCAGTGCTACCTTAAGTGGTAAATTGTCCTTTGGGACATGTATATGGATACATCTACCTTGACAACAAAATCAGCAGTGTTTTTAAACTGTCATGATGAGGAATACACTGCATTTGGGGATCATGCAGTGATTACATCAAACTCAGAGGGCTTTTAAGTGCAATATATTCTTTTAGTTTCTCAACTTGACATCAAATTG
This sequence is a window from Sminthopsis crassicaudata isolate SCR6 chromosome 1, ASM4859323v1, whole genome shotgun sequence. Protein-coding genes within it:
- the LOC141556780 gene encoding uncharacterized protein LOC141556780 isoform X1, which translates into the protein MGSGNLRPPPQVLLTFKDVAVDFTQEEWGLLDPPQKDLYKGVMLDNARNLLSLGLPVPREDVISYFEQREAPWMLDQEGLRSISLEREMRLEMKENTTEQSLSVVEIHKPRFISDGPINFTWKEICDKPEKIHIGEKSSEHKQKGKTFTKRGAFTRQKSVHTRENPYECNQCGKTFKYKYNLPVHQRIHSGEKPYECNQCGKTFRYKIHLTVHQRIHTGEKPYECNQCGKAFTSRTALTRHQRIHTGVKPYKCKQCGKAFTERGALTKHQSVHTGLKPHKCNQCGKAFTKRAALTRHKIMHTGEKPYECKQCGKAFPWKSKLTGHQRIHTGEKPYECNQCGKAFTERRALTLHQRIHTGEKPYKCNQCGKAFTEKKSLTVHQRIHTGEKPYECNQCQKAFRTSAGLTVHQRIHTGEKPYECNQCGKAFTKRESLTVHQRIHTGEKPYECNQCGKAFIHRGHLTIHQRIHTGEKPYNCNQCGKAFTQRGALTVHQRIHTGEKPYECNQCGKAFTQKESLIIHQRIHTGEKPYKCNQCGKAFTERGTLTVHHRIHTGEKPYKSKQYRKDF